The Athene noctua chromosome 13, bAthNoc1.hap1.1, whole genome shotgun sequence genome has a segment encoding these proteins:
- the LYSMD4 gene encoding lysM and putative peptidoglycan-binding domain-containing protein 4, with amino-acid sequence MRLNESRTRSFQAPVTIHNYPGRQVYVFPSGRSDSEEEEEEEELNVMELRPRGKEQQRCSTPRDRVGDMVLLEREITEDDNLNKLALQYGCKVADIKRVNNFIREQDLYALKSIKIPVKPHGLLTESGGELRPPAPSQPDLTLVDVPEPEEGASGPAGSRHLSDYFRGIDKNIQAAVQAEAQLSAEYCVEALERPLPGSGKRDTGNGADCGIQWWNAVFIMLLIGIVLPVFYIIYFKTQGLVAHTSNTTLTSNTSTDGLEGKLPQSSVVEKKS; translated from the exons ATGAGGCTGAATGAGAGCCGGACAAGATCCTTCCAGGCTCCTGTCACCATCCATAATTACCCGGGCAGGCAGGTGTATGTGTTTCCCAGTGGCCGATCTGattcagaagaggaggaggaggaggaggagctcaATGTTATGGAATTGCGACCGAGGGGCAAGGAGCAGCAACGGTGCAGCACTCCTCGGGACAGAGTTGGAGACATGGTGCTTCTGGAACGAGAGATTACAGAGGATGATAATCTTAACAAGTTAGCCCTGCAGTATGGTTGTAAA GTTGCGGATATCAAGCGTGTCAATAACTTCATCCGGGAGCAGGACTTGTACGCGCTGAAATCCATCAAGATCCCCGTGAAGCCCCACGGGCTGTTAACGGAGAGCGGCGGAGAGCTGAGGCCGCCCGCGCCCTCCCAGCCTGACCTGACGCTGGTGGACGTGCCGGAGCCCGAGGAGGGGGCGAGCGGCCCGGCAGGCAGCAGGCACCTCAGCGACTACTTCAGGGGGATCGACAAGAACATCCAGGCCGCGGTGCAGGCGGAGGCGCAGCTGAGCGCCGAGTACTGCGTGGAGGCGCTGGAGAGGCCCCTGCCCGGGTCAGGGAAGCGGGACACTGGTAACGGAGCGGACTGTGGAATCCAGTGGTGGAATGCAGTTTTTATTATGCTCCTGATAGGAATTGTCCTGCCGGTATTTTATATCATCTATTTTAAAACACAAGGCCTGGTGGCCCATACCTCCAACACAACACTAACCTCAAATACTTCAACAGATGGATTGGAAGGGAAATTACCACAAAGCTCagttgtagaaaaaaaatcctaa